A single region of the Deltaproteobacteria bacterium genome encodes:
- a CDS encoding sigma-54-dependent Fis family transcriptional regulator, whose amino-acid sequence MRSVLIVDDEPGMRAGLSEVLGRGGFAVEQAASAEEALARLVERGGQSGQSGQSGIDLLVTDLRLPGISGLELIRAARQAGSQMPAIVITAHGTVEDAVAAMKLGAFDFLTKPFSPADLLHLAVRAAGERPAPEAGNGRAKGGEGTAPRRRPIITRDPALQRVLTVAESVASSRAPVLIQGESGTGKELLARYVHESGCRRGKPFVAVNCAALPRDLLESELFGHERGAFTGAITRKTGKFELASGGTILLDEISEMELGLQAKLLRVLQEYEVDRVGGSAPVPVDVRVVATTNRRLAEMVDRGRFREDLYYRLTVIPLVLPPLRERPGDIDLLADHFLERFSGARALRLAPEAREALKARPWPGNVRELENALERAGLLARSEVVTREDLDDRDAGVPRLALGDLAGLTVREMERRLIFDTLKRTQNNRTQAARLLGISIRTLRNKLAEYRQRGELPAEAPAET is encoded by the coding sequence ATGAGATCGGTCCTCATCGTCGACGACGAGCCGGGCATGCGTGCCGGGCTCTCGGAGGTGCTCGGCCGCGGCGGCTTCGCCGTCGAGCAGGCGGCGAGCGCCGAGGAGGCGCTGGCGCGGCTCGTGGAGCGCGGCGGGCAAAGCGGGCAAAGCGGTCAAAGCGGTATAGATCTGCTGGTCACCGACCTCCGCCTCCCCGGCATCAGCGGCCTCGAGCTGATCCGCGCCGCCCGCCAGGCCGGTAGCCAGATGCCGGCGATCGTCATCACCGCGCACGGCACGGTCGAGGACGCCGTGGCGGCCATGAAGCTCGGCGCCTTCGACTTCCTGACCAAGCCCTTCTCGCCGGCCGACCTGCTGCACCTCGCCGTGCGCGCGGCGGGCGAGCGGCCGGCGCCGGAGGCCGGGAACGGGCGCGCGAAGGGCGGCGAGGGCACCGCGCCCCGGCGCCGTCCGATCATCACGCGCGACCCCGCGCTGCAGCGCGTCCTGACCGTCGCCGAGAGCGTGGCCTCGAGCCGGGCGCCGGTGCTGATCCAGGGCGAGAGCGGCACGGGCAAGGAGCTGCTCGCCCGGTACGTCCACGAGAGCGGCTGCCGGCGCGGCAAGCCCTTCGTCGCCGTCAACTGCGCGGCGCTGCCGCGCGACCTCCTGGAGAGCGAGCTCTTCGGGCACGAGCGCGGCGCGTTCACCGGCGCCATCACGCGCAAGACCGGCAAGTTCGAGCTCGCCAGCGGCGGCACGATCCTGCTCGACGAGATCAGCGAGATGGAGCTCGGCCTCCAGGCGAAGCTCCTGCGCGTGCTCCAGGAGTACGAGGTGGACCGCGTCGGGGGCAGCGCGCCGGTGCCGGTGGACGTCCGGGTGGTCGCGACGACCAACCGCCGGCTCGCCGAGATGGTCGACCGCGGCCGCTTCCGCGAGGACCTCTACTACCGGCTGACGGTGATCCCGCTGGTGCTCCCGCCGCTGCGCGAGCGGCCGGGCGACATCGACCTCCTCGCCGATCACTTCCTCGAGCGCTTCTCGGGCGCCCGGGCGCTCCGGCTCGCGCCCGAGGCGCGCGAGGCGCTCAAGGCGCGGCCCTGGCCGGGGAACGTGCGCGAGCTCGAGAACGCGCTCGAGCGCGCCGGGCTCCTCGCCCGTTCCGAGGTGGTGACCCGCGAGGACCTCGACGACCGCGACGCCGGGGTGCCGCGGCTCGCGCTCGGCGACCTCGCCGGACTCACGGTCCGCGAGATGGAGCGGCGGCTCATCTTCGACACGCTCAAGCGCACCCAGAACAACCGCACCCAGGCGGCGCGGCTCCTCGGCATCAGCATCCGAACGCTGCGCAACAAGCTGGCCGAGTACCGCCAGCGGGGTGAACTGCCGGCCGAGGCGCCGGCGGAGACCTGA